Proteins co-encoded in one Aerococcaceae bacterium DSM 111021 genomic window:
- a CDS encoding S-ribosylhomocysteine lyase, whose amino-acid sequence MDKIASFTVNHLTLNPGLYLSREDKVGGQTLKSYDLRFVAPNYEPVLNTAEIHTIEHIAATYLRNDPEFKDEVIYFGPMGCRTGFYLILTDKVEPKGVLNLLKKTFKYISEFEGEIPGASAHDCGNFLDQNLPMARYFSENYYNVLNEVTDLTFSY is encoded by the coding sequence ATGGATAAAATTGCAAGTTTTACAGTAAACCATTTAACATTGAATCCTGGTCTATATTTATCAAGAGAAGACAAAGTGGGTGGACAAACTCTTAAGTCATATGATTTACGATTTGTTGCTCCAAATTATGAACCAGTATTGAATACAGCCGAAATACATACTATCGAACATATTGCTGCAACGTATTTACGTAATGATCCTGAGTTTAAGGATGAAGTTATTTATTTCGGACCAATGGGATGTCGTACTGGATTTTATTTAATCTTAACAGACAAAGTAGAACCAAAAGGTGTTTTAAATTTATTAAAGAAAACATTTAAATATATTTCTGAATTTGAAGGAGAGATACCAGGTGCATCTGCACATGATTGTGGTAATTTTTTAGACCAAAATCTGCCAATGGCACGATACTTTAGTGAAAACTATTATAACGTTTTAAATGAAGTAACAGATTTAACATTTTCTTATTAA
- a CDS encoding GNAT family N-acetyltransferase: MYIRQTKTSEIPEVIKIIDYGRQLQRKNGNNIQWPPHYPVVSDIEKDIANNFSYVCVIDNDDDTDLPAESIVATMCIQEGDDPTYQMIDGAWLNDFPYVTIHRIASNQQVKGAGSFCMQYVLDNYDNVKIDTHEKNSSMIALIQKFGFEHCGEITIADGTPRVVFQYSKH, encoded by the coding sequence ATGTATATTAGACAAACAAAAACAAGTGAAATTCCAGAGGTTATAAAGATTATAGACTATGGTCGACAACTACAAAGAAAGAATGGGAATAATATTCAGTGGCCTCCACATTACCCTGTTGTGAGTGATATTGAAAAAGATATAGCGAATAATTTTAGCTATGTATGTGTGATTGACAATGATGATGATACTGATCTACCAGCAGAAAGTATCGTAGCTACGATGTGCATTCAAGAAGGTGATGACCCGACATATCAAATGATTGATGGTGCATGGTTGAATGATTTTCCTTATGTAACTATCCATCGAATTGCTTCAAACCAACAAGTTAAAGGCGCAGGAAGCTTTTGTATGCAGTATGTTCTGGATAACTATGATAATGTAAAAATAGATACACATGAGAAAAACTCGTCTATGATTGCATTGATTCAAAAGTTTGGTTTCGAACATTGTGGAGAAATTACGATTGCTGATGGTACACCACGTGTAGTTTTTCAGTACTCAAAACATTAA